The genomic interval ATTTATCACCGGGCCCGCACTCGGCTTACCGGCGTGTTTGTGATTGGCCCTGCCGTGCGCGCTTAACTCACCGCAAGCGGTGGGGCCCACATCATCGAATAAATAGACCAGAGCCCCCTCACCTCTTCATCCCCTTCGCTACCTGCTGCAGGTGGAAAAGATCGATCGACAGCGCTAGCGTGTCCGCATAGGGCGAGTCCACACGCCTGAGAAATACTAATTCCGCGTTGGCCCGATTCAAATCTCCCATCGCCAGAAACAGCTCGCCACGATACTCCCGTGCCGGGGCATAAAGACTGTCGATAGCCAGCGCCGCCGCGTAGGCCTTCATCGACTCGTCCAGCTTGTTAAGTTTGCGCAGGCAGTAGCCAAGATTGTTGTGCGCCTCAATCATATTCGGCCGAAGCTCAACCGCCCTCCGGAAGTCCTTGACCGCTTTGTCGTATTCCTTCTCGGCCTTGGCGGTCGATGTCGCCCGGTAGTTGAAGGCGAAAAGGGAGTCGGACTGGGCGTCGTACGAACGCGCCTTGTCCATGTGCTTGACGCCGTTATTGTATTTTTCGAGCGCCTGCTGCGCGCTGTCGGCCGCTCGT from Candidatus Zixiibacteriota bacterium carries:
- a CDS encoding tetratricopeptide repeat protein — its product is MQTSKYAWFITAFIMISGIATLAAESGAIESPPKTPEERAADSAQQALEKYNNGVKHMDKARSYDAQSDSLFAFNYRATSTAKAEKEYDKAVKDFRRAVELRPNMIEAHNNLGYCLRKLNKLDESMKAYAAALAIDSLYAPAREYRGELFLAMGDLNRANAELVFLRRVDSPYADTLALSIDLFHLQQVAKGMKR